GAACTGGGACGGGACCCCAACCCTGAAGAAATTGCCGAAAAGATGGAATTTCCCCTGGAGAAGGTCAGGAAAGTTCTCAAGATAGCCAAGGAGCCGATTTCGCTGGAAACACCCATCGGCGAGGAAGAAGACAGCTCTCTGGGCGATTTCATCGAAGACAAAAAGATTATGTCTCCTTCCGATGCCACCATGAGTATGGATCTCGCGAAGCAGACCCGCAGCATTCTTTCAACGCTGACCCCCCGGGAGGAAAAGGTATTGAGGATGAGATTCGGCATCAGCGAAAAGTCCGAATACACCCCGGAGGAAGGTGAAATGGAAAACATGCCGGAAATGATGGAGCGGGCCAAAAAGATGGAATCGCAGGTCCTGAAGAAAATGAGGGGAGCCTCGAGAAGGAGGGAAATCAAGGGAAACGTCAAGTAGCAGCCGGTCCCCGGCGGCAGCGGCCGGGTGTACTCGCCCGGGGCCGTCGTCGCCTGGGTACGAGTCCGGCCAGGACGGAAGAGGATGAACCGGATCTTTACTGTTTCAGAATTGACGGCCGGCATAAAAGCCCTCGTGGAGACGGGTTTCGGCGTCCTGTGGGTAGCCGGCGAGGTGTCAAACCTCAGGCGTCCCGGCTCAGGCCATGTGTACTTCACGCTCAAGGACGAGTCCAGCCAGATCCGTGCCGTCATGTTCCGGCAGAACGCCGCGGCCTTGAATTTCACCCTCGAGGAGGGAAGTGCCCTGGTCTGTCGCGGCCGCCTGAGCGTGTATGCCGCCAGAGGCGACTACCAACTGGTGGTTGAAACGGCGGAACCGCGCGGTGTGGGAGCCCTGCAGATCGCCTTTGAACAGCTCAAGCGCCGTCTTGAGGAAGAAGGTCTGTTTGATCAGGGGCGAAAAAGAAGCCTTCCTCGATTCCCCGCGCGGGTGGGCATCGTAACTTCTCCTGCCGGAGCTGTCATCAGGGACATACTGACGGTCATGAAACGGCGATGGCCGTCCTGCGACGTTCTGCTGGCACCGGTGCGGGTCCAGGGAGCGGAAGCGGTGCCGGAGATATGCGAAGCCCTTGAAATCATGAATGGCCCCGGGATCGGTGAAACACTCGACCTGATCATTGTGGCCCGCGGCGGCGGGTCCATTGAAGACCTGCAAGCCTTCAACGATGAACGCGTGGCGAGAGCCATCCACGGGTCCCGGCTTCCTGTCGTTTCCGCCGTAGGTCACGAGATCGATTACACCATCGCCGATTTTACGGCCGATCTGAGGGCCCCCACGCCGTCGGCCGCGGCGGAACTGGTCGTTCCCGACCGGCGTGAACTCGCGGGAGTTGTAACAAAGATGACGTCAGGCCTTGTTTCTTACCATCGGTCCCGCCGGCAGGACCTGTGGCGGCGTCTCAACTCCGTCCGGGAACGTCTCGCCGATCCCGGACGGAGAATTACCGATTACAGGATTTTGCTCGATGATCGCCTTGCCACCCTGGAAGGGGCCTTCAGACGAACCCTTGAGAAGGGGGAGTACCGGACAGAAATGCTGGCCCGTTCTCTCAGGAACCTCAGTCCATCGAGCCGGATAGATGAGAACAGACGCATGGTCGGCTATCTCATGAACAAGATTCTGCTTACCATGGAGTACAGGCGCGGCCGCATCCGCGGCAGGGTCGATCGTTCCCTTGCCGTGCTTGACAGCATGAGCCCCCCGGCCGTGTTAAAACGGGGCTACAGCATCACCAGGCGCCGTTCCGACGGGGCACTCCTTGACGACGTGTCAGTCCTGCGGATTGGTGAGGATGTGACGGTGCGGGTCGCGCGAGGCAGCTTTCACGCGCGGGTTACAGAGATCATGGAGGAGGTGCCCGATGGCGGAAAAGAAATTTGAAAAAGCCCTGGAGCGGCTTGAAGAGATCGTCAGGAAGATGGAAGCCGGCGACATGACTCTTGATGAATCACTGAAGGCTTTTGAGGAGGGGGTGGAGCTGTCACGGTTCTGCATGAAAAAGCTTGACGAAGCGGAACGGAAAGTTGAAATGCTGCTCAAGGAAGGTGAGGGGGTTGTGACAACCCCCTTCGCGGCGGAGATCGAAGGTGACTGAAACGGAACAAGAACGGCTACAGGGGTATCTCGAAGACAGGAAAACCATGGTTGACCGGGCGCTGGACCGGTATCTTCCCGCCGCCGGATCCTATCCGCCCGTGATTTTTGAAGCGTCCCGGTAC
This genomic interval from Syntrophales bacterium contains the following:
- a CDS encoding exodeoxyribonuclease VII small subunit yields the protein MAEKKFEKALERLEEIVRKMEAGDMTLDESLKAFEEGVELSRFCMKKLDEAERKVEMLLKEGEGVVTTPFAAEIEGD
- the xseA gene encoding exodeoxyribonuclease VII large subunit; this encodes MNRIFTVSELTAGIKALVETGFGVLWVAGEVSNLRRPGSGHVYFTLKDESSQIRAVMFRQNAAALNFTLEEGSALVCRGRLSVYAARGDYQLVVETAEPRGVGALQIAFEQLKRRLEEEGLFDQGRKRSLPRFPARVGIVTSPAGAVIRDILTVMKRRWPSCDVLLAPVRVQGAEAVPEICEALEIMNGPGIGETLDLIIVARGGGSIEDLQAFNDERVARAIHGSRLPVVSAVGHEIDYTIADFTADLRAPTPSAAAELVVPDRRELAGVVTKMTSGLVSYHRSRRQDLWRRLNSVRERLADPGRRITDYRILLDDRLATLEGAFRRTLEKGEYRTEMLARSLRNLSPSSRIDENRRMVGYLMNKILLTMEYRRGRIRGRVDRSLAVLDSMSPPAVLKRGYSITRRRSDGALLDDVSVLRIGEDVTVRVARGSFHARVTEIMEEVPDGGKEI